A single window of Providencia alcalifaciens DNA harbors:
- a CDS encoding fimbria/pilus outer membrane usher protein — MIRVISSAIILGVCPYNAIASDYFNPNSLSIVEGQNVAHLQDLEQFSKPGGQLAGKYRVDIIINGNSVETKEITFVEDKAHEQLVPILTKGDLADWGVKVSAIPALATLSDDHEIGNIDQYIQDAKSTLDLTQQKLMLSIPQVSMDKIAADAIPVSKWENGVPALVMNYYYSGSNNWGRNNASSSNSHYANLRSALNMGPWRLKNYSTYSDNAGDRDWQSIETSLERGINSLKSQLIIGDTVTPNEIFDGFQFRGIQLQSDEAMQPNSLRGFAPIVRGIAQSNAEVTVKQNDYIIYQSYVSPGAFEIDDLYSTGSGGDLTVIIKEADGSERSYVVPFSSVAIMQREGQLKYSLTGGKYKANDNGLEPEFMQSTVIYGLPKGITGYVGTLLSQNYQSYVLGMGINLGVWGAFSGDVTQAKTKGLRGKETSNSGESYRFQYSKNMLTTGTSVTLANYRYSTQGYYTFSEANSDTNSFYINNKKNRFQIMISQSLNELGNIYLSSYQQDYWNRSGKERSVNAGYNNTHGGITYSINYSYSDTPYQRKADNIFSFSISIPLDNNLGSTASLSTNLTTDNHGNVDAMAGVSGTLLEDQNLNYSVQQSYGNNDRKASGNASASYRGRFGLANAGYSYDSNTQRANYGMSGAVVAHPYGVTLSQPINDSFAIVRAPGADNVQIANRTGVSTDYRGYAIVPYLNPYAKNEISLNVSTLPDNVELKTNTVSVVPTKGAAIIANYETHVGYRLLFNVSYNGKSVPFGAMAQLVGDDTQNTSQAIANENGDIYLSGMPEKGRFQVKWGKKDQDQCIAEYQLTPQQLSQHLPILPVTCSHHL; from the coding sequence ATGATAAGAGTCATTTCTTCAGCCATTATTTTGGGTGTTTGTCCCTATAATGCTATCGCGAGTGACTATTTTAACCCAAATTCATTAAGTATTGTGGAAGGGCAAAATGTGGCTCATCTACAAGATCTTGAGCAGTTTTCAAAGCCAGGTGGGCAACTGGCTGGAAAATATCGCGTTGATATCATTATTAATGGCAATTCAGTCGAAACAAAAGAGATTACGTTTGTTGAGGATAAGGCTCATGAACAGCTAGTCCCCATTTTAACGAAAGGTGATTTGGCGGATTGGGGGGTTAAAGTCAGTGCTATTCCTGCTTTAGCTACGCTCTCCGATGATCATGAAATCGGGAATATTGACCAATATATTCAAGATGCTAAGTCTACATTAGATTTAACTCAGCAAAAACTGATGTTATCGATTCCCCAAGTTTCAATGGACAAAATAGCGGCTGATGCTATTCCTGTGAGTAAATGGGAAAATGGCGTTCCAGCATTAGTCATGAATTATTATTATAGTGGCTCAAATAATTGGGGGCGCAATAACGCTTCAAGCAGTAATTCTCACTATGCTAATTTACGAAGCGCATTAAATATGGGGCCATGGCGTCTAAAAAATTACTCAACGTATTCGGATAATGCGGGAGATAGAGATTGGCAGAGTATTGAAACTAGCTTAGAGAGAGGCATTAATAGCTTAAAATCTCAACTAATTATTGGCGATACAGTCACTCCAAACGAAATTTTTGATGGGTTTCAATTTCGTGGAATTCAATTACAAAGTGATGAAGCGATGCAACCTAATTCACTAAGAGGTTTTGCACCGATTGTTCGTGGTATTGCTCAAAGTAATGCGGAAGTGACTGTAAAACAAAATGATTACATTATCTACCAATCTTATGTTTCTCCCGGTGCATTTGAAATTGATGATTTATATTCAACGGGGTCTGGTGGTGATTTAACGGTAATAATTAAAGAAGCCGATGGCTCGGAACGTAGTTATGTCGTCCCATTTTCATCAGTCGCCATTATGCAAAGAGAAGGGCAATTAAAATACTCTTTGACTGGTGGTAAGTATAAAGCGAATGATAATGGTCTTGAACCTGAGTTTATGCAGAGTACGGTTATCTATGGATTACCGAAAGGGATTACTGGGTATGTGGGTACATTACTGTCTCAGAATTATCAATCCTATGTATTGGGAATGGGGATTAACTTGGGTGTTTGGGGGGCATTTTCAGGTGATGTTACTCAAGCAAAAACAAAAGGGTTAAGAGGCAAAGAAACTAGCAACAGCGGTGAGTCATATCGGTTTCAATATTCTAAAAATATGCTAACAACGGGAACATCTGTTACCTTGGCAAATTACCGTTATTCGACACAAGGTTATTATACATTCTCTGAAGCGAATAGTGACACCAACTCATTCTATATCAATAATAAAAAAAATCGCTTCCAAATAATGATAAGCCAGTCTTTGAACGAACTTGGCAATATATATTTATCGTCTTACCAGCAGGATTATTGGAATCGTTCAGGTAAAGAACGTTCGGTCAATGCAGGATATAACAATACCCATGGAGGAATAACGTACAGTATAAATTACAGTTATTCTGATACGCCATATCAAAGAAAAGCCGACAATATTTTTTCTTTTTCAATTTCAATCCCACTTGATAATAATTTGGGAAGCACTGCATCACTAAGTACAAATTTAACGACGGATAACCATGGAAATGTTGATGCGATGGCTGGCGTCAGTGGGACTCTTCTTGAAGATCAAAATTTAAACTACTCAGTTCAACAGTCATACGGTAATAATGACAGAAAAGCGAGTGGGAATGCCTCCGCTTCTTATCGTGGTCGCTTTGGGCTTGCGAATGCTGGATACAGCTATGATAGCAATACTCAACGAGCTAACTACGGTATGTCTGGGGCGGTAGTTGCACATCCGTATGGCGTGACGTTATCTCAACCTATTAACGATTCATTTGCCATTGTTCGAGCGCCTGGCGCGGATAATGTTCAAATAGCTAACCGTACTGGCGTTTCGACGGATTATCGCGGTTATGCCATCGTTCCTTACTTAAATCCATATGCTAAAAACGAAATCTCACTCAATGTCAGCACACTGCCTGATAATGTGGAGTTAAAAACCAATACCGTCTCAGTTGTGCCAACTAAGGGGGCGGCAATTATTGCTAACTATGAAACTCATGTTGGCTATCGTTTGCTATTTAACGTTTCATATAACGGTAAAAGTGTGCCATTTGGGGCAATGGCTCAGTTGGTGGGTGATGATACTCAAAATACAAGCCAAGCGATCGCAAATGAAAATGGTGATATTTACTTGAGTGGAATGCCTGAAAAAGGGCGTTTTCAGGTTAAGTGGGGTAAGAAAGATCAAGATCAGTGTATTGCAGAATACCAATTAACGCCTCAACAGTTAAGCCAACACTTACCTATTTTGCCTGTTACATGCAGCCATCATCTATAG
- a CDS encoding ABC transporter ATP-binding protein — MTYALELSQLTKTYAGGVKALRGIDLSVEDGDFYALLGPNGAGKSTTIGIISSLVNKTSGSVKVFGYDLDKQVVLAKQQLGLVPQEFNFNPFETVLQIVLNQAGYYGVPRNVANERAQQYLTQLDLWEKRDERARNLSGGMKRRLMIARALMHQPKLLILDEPTAGVDIELRRSMWTFLKKLNAQGTTIILTTHYLEEAEMLCRNIGIIQHGELVENTSMKQLLSQLESETFIFDLMPKSPIPSLMGYESRLVDTSTLEVDVKREQGLNGVFSQLSDQGIQILSMRNKANRLEELFVSLVKKDNQVSVQEGAQ, encoded by the coding sequence ATGACTTACGCACTCGAACTATCGCAGCTGACCAAAACCTATGCAGGTGGCGTGAAAGCGTTGCGTGGCATTGATTTAAGCGTGGAAGATGGTGATTTCTATGCCTTACTTGGACCGAATGGTGCAGGAAAATCAACAACGATTGGCATTATTAGCTCATTGGTCAACAAAACCAGTGGCTCGGTGAAAGTGTTTGGCTATGACTTAGATAAGCAAGTTGTATTGGCTAAACAACAACTTGGATTAGTGCCTCAAGAGTTTAACTTTAACCCGTTTGAAACAGTATTACAGATTGTTTTAAACCAAGCGGGTTATTATGGTGTACCTCGAAATGTGGCAAATGAACGCGCACAGCAGTATCTCACGCAGTTAGATCTGTGGGAAAAACGTGATGAACGCGCCCGTAATTTATCTGGGGGAATGAAGCGCCGCTTGATGATTGCGAGGGCGTTGATGCATCAACCAAAATTGTTGATCCTCGATGAACCGACAGCCGGCGTCGATATTGAATTGCGTCGTTCTATGTGGACGTTCCTGAAAAAGTTGAATGCACAGGGCACCACCATTATTTTGACTACTCACTATCTGGAAGAAGCGGAAATGCTGTGCCGTAATATCGGGATCATTCAGCATGGTGAGCTGGTGGAAAATACCAGTATGAAGCAGCTTTTAAGCCAGCTAGAGTCAGAAACGTTTATTTTCGATTTGATGCCAAAAAGCCCAATTCCAAGTTTAATGGGGTATGAATCTCGCTTAGTGGATACGTCAACTCTTGAAGTGGATGTGAAACGTGAGCAAGGGCTCAATGGCGTATTCAGCCAGTTAAGTGACCAAGGAATTCAAATTTTGAGTATGCGCAATAAGGCGAACCGCCTTGAAGAGCTGTTTGTCAGCTTAGTGAAAAAAGATAATCAAGTTTCAGTGCAGGAAGGTGCGCAATGA
- a CDS encoding fimbrial protein — translation MKFKTTLLLSSILAISFSSAVSAAPGSGNASGKIHFKGQFIDTTCTVEANNENKNEGTVQLGTWISGTFEKADETTEAVPFTIGLSNCPDVINKARVIFEGTPHADKPALYKVDSATGVGIGISASATNKNYYVPGTEVDGIDLTNNSGEKTYYARYVTTADKVTPGAANADVTVTIQYNQ, via the coding sequence ATGAAATTTAAAACAACATTATTATTGAGTTCTATTCTTGCCATTTCTTTTTCAAGTGCAGTAAGTGCAGCTCCGGGCTCCGGTAATGCAAGTGGAAAAATTCATTTTAAAGGCCAATTTATCGATACAACTTGTACTGTTGAGGCTAATAATGAAAATAAAAATGAAGGAACAGTACAATTAGGCACTTGGATTTCAGGAACATTCGAAAAAGCGGATGAAACAACAGAAGCAGTACCATTTACTATCGGTCTTAGCAATTGTCCTGATGTTATTAATAAAGCTCGAGTCATTTTCGAAGGAACACCACACGCAGATAAACCAGCATTATATAAAGTTGACTCTGCAACAGGTGTAGGCATTGGGATTTCAGCTAGCGCAACGAATAAAAATTACTATGTGCCTGGTACTGAGGTTGATGGAATTGATTTAACCAATAACTCAGGCGAGAAAACATATTATGCACGTTATGTAACAACGGCTGACAAAGTGACCCCAGGTGCGGCAAATGCGGATGTAACTGTTACTATTCAATATAATCAATAA
- a CDS encoding ABC transporter permease yields the protein MISLYWVALKTIWIKEVTRFGRIWVQTLLPPVITMSLYFVIFGNLIGSRIGDMGGVDYMQFIVPGLIMMAVITNSYSNVCSSFFGSKFQKNIEELLVAPVPTHVIIAGFVGGGVARGILVGFLVTVVSLFFIPLQVHSWSMVVITLLLTAIVFSLAGLLNAIFAKTFDDISIVPTFVLTPLTYLGGVFYSLSLLPPFWQAVSKLNPIVYMISGFRYGFLGIADVSIVVTLSVLMVFLIIFYALTWYLIEQGRGLRS from the coding sequence ATGATCTCGCTATATTGGGTTGCCCTAAAAACGATTTGGATCAAAGAGGTCACTCGCTTTGGTCGTATCTGGGTGCAAACGTTGTTGCCTCCTGTGATCACCATGTCGCTCTATTTTGTGATTTTCGGAAACTTAATTGGTTCACGGATTGGTGATATGGGCGGCGTAGACTACATGCAGTTTATTGTTCCCGGTCTTATCATGATGGCGGTGATCACTAACTCATACTCCAACGTCTGTTCGTCATTTTTTGGGTCTAAATTCCAGAAAAATATTGAAGAGTTGTTAGTGGCTCCCGTACCAACCCATGTGATTATTGCGGGTTTTGTTGGCGGTGGGGTTGCCCGTGGGATTTTAGTCGGATTTTTAGTCACGGTTGTCTCATTGTTCTTTATTCCGCTGCAAGTGCATTCATGGTCAATGGTGGTGATCACTCTGTTATTAACGGCAATTGTGTTCTCCCTTGCAGGGCTACTGAATGCTATCTTTGCTAAGACGTTTGATGATATCAGTATCGTTCCTACTTTCGTATTAACGCCACTAACTTATCTGGGTGGGGTATTCTATTCGTTATCGCTATTACCCCCATTCTGGCAGGCGGTTTCTAAGCTGAACCCCATCGTTTATATGATTAGTGGCTTTAGATATGGATTTTTAGGCATTGCTGATGTGTCTATCGTCGTGACTTTGAGTGTATTAATGGTGTTTTTAATTATTTTCTATGCTTTGACATGGTATTTAATTGAACAAGGTCGCGGATTAAGAAGCTAG
- the hpt gene encoding hypoxanthine phosphoribosyltransferase has translation MKHTLDVMISEEEIAQRISELADSISAHYQDKQGDLVLVGLLKGSFIFMADLCRKITVPHEVDFMTVSSYGNAMTSSRDVKIVKDLDEDIRGKHVLIVEDIIDSGNTLNKVREIFGLREPASVAICTLLDKPSRREVDVPVEWIGYSIEDKFVVGYGIDYAQQYRHLPYIGHVTLLEE, from the coding sequence ATGAAACATACTCTGGATGTAATGATCTCTGAAGAAGAGATTGCTCAAAGAATCAGTGAATTAGCAGACAGCATTAGTGCTCATTACCAAGACAAACAAGGTGATTTAGTGCTGGTTGGTCTGTTAAAAGGCTCTTTCATTTTTATGGCGGATTTATGCCGTAAAATCACCGTACCTCATGAAGTTGATTTCATGACCGTATCAAGCTACGGCAATGCAATGACATCAAGCCGTGATGTGAAAATCGTGAAAGACTTAGATGAAGATATTCGCGGTAAGCATGTGCTGATCGTGGAAGATATTATTGACTCAGGTAACACGTTAAATAAAGTCCGTGAAATTTTTGGCCTGCGTGAGCCTGCATCTGTGGCAATTTGCACTCTGTTGGATAAGCCTTCTCGCCGTGAAGTAGATGTACCGGTTGAGTGGATTGGTTATTCAATCGAAGATAAATTCGTTGTCGGTTATGGTATCGACTACGCGCAGCAGTATCGCCACCTGCCGTATATTGGGCATGTCACTCTGCTGGAAGAGTAA
- the can gene encoding carbonate dehydratase, whose translation MMRKIEELFANNEAWSASVKEKDPEFFKELSKAQKPRFLWIGCSDSRVPAEKLINAAPGDLFVHRNVANLVIHTDLNCLSVIQYAVDVLEVEHIIICGHYGCGGIEAAVDNTELGLINNWLLHIRDIWYRHSSMLGELKPCERLDRLCELNVVEQVYNLGHSTIMQSAWKRGQKIMIHGWVYGINNGRLHDLHITSDSREKLELGYREAISKLTQKK comes from the coding sequence ATGATGAGAAAAATTGAAGAGCTGTTTGCTAATAACGAAGCATGGTCAGCGTCTGTAAAAGAAAAAGATCCTGAATTCTTTAAAGAATTATCAAAAGCTCAAAAACCAAGATTTCTATGGATCGGCTGTTCAGACAGTCGAGTGCCTGCCGAAAAGCTGATCAACGCAGCCCCTGGGGATCTCTTCGTTCACCGTAATGTGGCGAACTTAGTTATCCATACGGACTTAAACTGTTTATCAGTTATTCAGTATGCGGTTGATGTTCTGGAAGTCGAACACATTATTATCTGTGGTCACTATGGATGTGGTGGTATTGAAGCAGCGGTGGATAACACCGAATTGGGCCTGATCAATAACTGGTTATTACACATTCGAGATATCTGGTATCGCCATAGTTCTATGTTAGGTGAACTGAAACCGTGCGAGCGCTTAGACCGCCTTTGCGAATTAAACGTGGTTGAGCAGGTGTATAACTTGGGTCATTCCACTATCATGCAATCCGCATGGAAACGTGGTCAGAAAATAATGATCCACGGCTGGGTCTACGGTATCAATAATGGCCGCTTACACGACTTACACATTACCTCAGATAGCCGCGAAAAATTAGAGTTAGGTTATCGTGAGGCTATCTCTAAGCTCACACAGAAAAAATAA
- a CDS encoding fimbrial biogenesis chaperone, with protein sequence MMKKSLVALSLFCISTVSANASVVLGGTRVIYEGDKKEASISVRNEEKSPYLVQSWVNSFHENDQAKPPFTVTPPLFRIEPESANVVRIVLTDPKLPTDRESVYWLNVKSIPPSEQNATNSLTISINNKIKLIYRPSALPTSDALTAYEKLSFEKQGNTLKAKNSTPYYVSFGELTVGNKEIENPGMVPPFGDASWNISGFQANKVTWSSVNDHGTITKSKVQTLK encoded by the coding sequence ATGATGAAAAAATCGCTTGTTGCTTTATCTCTGTTTTGCATATCAACGGTTAGTGCAAATGCGAGCGTTGTATTAGGTGGTACGAGAGTCATCTATGAAGGTGATAAAAAAGAAGCGTCAATTTCGGTTAGAAATGAAGAAAAAAGCCCTTATTTAGTGCAGTCGTGGGTCAATAGCTTTCATGAAAATGATCAAGCTAAACCCCCTTTTACTGTGACCCCACCACTTTTTAGAATTGAACCTGAGTCTGCGAATGTGGTGCGTATTGTATTAACCGACCCTAAGTTACCTACCGACAGAGAATCAGTTTATTGGTTGAATGTGAAGTCCATTCCACCATCAGAACAGAATGCAACAAATAGCCTAACTATTTCAATCAACAATAAAATAAAGCTTATTTATAGACCAAGTGCATTACCAACTTCGGATGCTTTAACAGCATATGAAAAACTGAGTTTCGAAAAACAAGGTAATACGCTAAAGGCTAAAAATTCAACACCTTACTATGTGTCATTTGGTGAATTAACGGTTGGTAATAAAGAAATTGAAAATCCTGGAATGGTGCCACCATTTGGGGATGCATCTTGGAATATTTCAGGATTTCAAGCGAATAAAGTGACGTGGAGTTCAGTGAACGATCACGGAACAATAACTAAATCAAAAGTTCAGACGCTTAAATAA